A genome region from Hevea brasiliensis isolate MT/VB/25A 57/8 chromosome 7, ASM3005281v1, whole genome shotgun sequence includes the following:
- the LOC110659467 gene encoding uncharacterized protein LOC110659467 translates to MVRSRHKASASHDVNIGTLVPSEKGEPSTTLSQHSMQFGDSRPSIEIEINSLGRKRLELRNGKCARVIINTFKQRINFNGVNWKAVSQEIKDFYWEEFKKKYFWDSSNEAVIKDAWRLKHWNDPKVIQWSELYSRKSHGAANAPGPFTHTGGSITYAEWSNKLGKELGRKPTLTKLFVHTHTQKHDKETFVDQKSKEIHDAIVARREELAQTTPDSIDEN, encoded by the exons ATGGTTAGGAGTAGACACAAAGCATCTGCTTCTCATGATGTTAACATAGGAACACTTGTGCCATCTGAAAAAGGCGAGCCTTCAACTACTCTATCACAACATTCGATGCAGTTTGGC GATTCTCGTCCATCAATTGAAATAGAGATTAATTCTTTAGGGCGAAAACGACTAGAACTTCGTAATGGAAA GTGTGCTCGTGTGATCATAAATACTTTTAAGCAGCGTATCAACTTTAATGGTGTCAACTGGAAGGCTGTCTCACAAGAGATAAAAGATTTTTACTGGGAAGAATTTAAG AAAAAATACTTTTGGGATTCCTCTAATGAAGCAGTGATAAAGGATGCATGGAGATTGAAG CATTGGAATGACCCTAAGGTCATTCAGTGGTCAGAGCTATATTCTAGAAAAAGCCACGGTGCTGCAAATGCTCCTGGACCATTTACCCACACAGGTGGATCCATAACATATGCTGAGTGGTCAAATAAATTA GGAAAAGAATTGGGTCGAAAGCCAACTCTAACCAAGTTGTTTGTCCACACTCACACCCAGAAGCATGACAAGGAGACTTTTGTGGACCAAAAATCTAAGGAGATACAT GATGCTATAGTAGCTAGGAGGGAGGAGCTAGCACAAACCACACCTGACAGCATCGATGAGAACTAA